One genomic window of Leptospira paudalimensis includes the following:
- a CDS encoding DUF971 domain-containing protein, giving the protein MNSQLATFPKEISFDDDYLYIDWKDGHGSKYSLLDLRKKCPCATCRGGHGGKVGQATGHIDSIKLISWTKVGRYAISIVWSDYHNTGIYSYDHLRAYAEGNSGAFD; this is encoded by the coding sequence ATGAATTCACAACTTGCTACCTTCCCAAAAGAAATTTCTTTCGACGATGACTACCTGTATATCGATTGGAAAGACGGTCATGGAAGCAAATACTCGCTGTTAGACCTTCGTAAAAAATGTCCCTGTGCGACATGTAGGGGAGGTCATGGTGGGAAAGTGGGACAAGCAACTGGTCACATAGACTCGATCAAACTCATCTCCTGGACCAAAGTGGGTAGGTATGCGATTTCCATTGTCTGGAGTGACTACCACAATACGGGAATTTATTCTTATGACCATTTACGGGCCTACGCTGAGGGAAATTCCGGCGCCTTTGACTGA
- the fliN gene encoding flagellar motor switch protein FliN, protein MGEGSLSQDEIDALLQGADDTFDLSSLSGASSSSSDNLSPIDRDIISDVIGSAFQVAGNTLGTILAKNTRFMNPATESSSSADIQKELGSKSVSLYSTISGSLAGRVCLVMAQENAAKIAGVMMGGMAPPGQLDNAQLQTLKDSLAPILGTVTAQIGMKLGGTMSGSPPEISLVNSGRDLQLPDDSSLVKTSLSLNIDGVGSFKVYYVIALSMANSILDIQKGGGQKQQQQSGGMNVNMQPNMGMGGGQSSVGIKGVNFPSLATAGGGPGQTNLNLLMDVQMALTVELGRTKMYIKDILGLGEGSIIELDKLAGEPVDLLVNGKLIAKGEVVVIDENFGVRVTDIVSPTDRLKGEK, encoded by the coding sequence ATGGGTGAAGGTTCACTCTCACAAGACGAGATAGACGCATTACTACAAGGTGCGGATGATACATTCGACCTCTCTTCCTTAAGTGGCGCATCCAGTTCGTCATCGGACAACCTATCTCCTATTGACCGCGACATTATTTCTGATGTGATCGGCTCTGCATTCCAGGTGGCGGGGAACACACTTGGCACGATCTTGGCAAAAAACACTCGTTTTATGAACCCTGCCACCGAATCGAGCTCCTCTGCTGACATCCAAAAAGAGTTGGGCTCTAAGTCGGTAAGTTTATATTCTACAATTAGCGGTAGTTTGGCGGGGCGAGTTTGTCTTGTCATGGCTCAAGAAAATGCCGCCAAAATTGCAGGTGTGATGATGGGAGGAATGGCTCCTCCTGGTCAACTTGATAACGCACAACTCCAAACACTAAAAGACTCACTTGCTCCGATCCTTGGTACTGTTACAGCTCAAATTGGGATGAAACTTGGCGGAACCATGTCTGGTAGTCCACCTGAGATTTCATTAGTAAATTCGGGGCGTGATTTACAACTTCCAGATGACAGTAGTTTGGTGAAAACTTCACTTAGTTTAAACATCGATGGTGTTGGTTCTTTTAAAGTATACTATGTCATTGCATTATCTATGGCAAACTCCATCCTTGATATCCAAAAGGGTGGTGGCCAAAAACAACAACAACAGTCTGGTGGCATGAATGTCAATATGCAACCAAACATGGGAATGGGTGGTGGACAGAGTTCAGTTGGCATTAAGGGTGTGAATTTCCCTTCTCTTGCTACCGCAGGTGGTGGACCAGGACAAACCAATCTCAACCTTCTCATGGATGTACAAATGGCTCTTACCGTGGAACTCGGTAGAACCAAAATGTACATCAAAGACATTTTGGGATTAGGGGAAGGTTCCATCATCGAACTAGATAAGTTAGCTGGTGAGCCTGTGGATTTACTTGTGAACGGCAAACTCATCGCCAAAGGTGAGGTTGTGGTGATTGACGAAAACTTTGGTGTTCGTGTTACAGATATCGTTAGTCCTACCGACAGACTCAAAGGCGAAAAATGA